In Phormidium yuhuli AB48, one genomic interval encodes:
- the rpmC gene encoding 50S ribosomal protein L29, producing MALPQIEEVRNLSQEEIAEQVVQVKKQLFELRLQQATGQLEKTHQFKHLRHRLAQLLTVEGELKRQAASEAAPQADSDTDSEGSTPATPVVEASETPAPSESTTEATPEAPAEEATAEEE from the coding sequence ATGGCTTTACCCCAAATCGAAGAGGTTCGTAACCTCTCCCAAGAGGAGATTGCCGAGCAGGTGGTTCAGGTCAAAAAACAACTGTTTGAATTGCGCTTACAACAAGCCACCGGACAGTTGGAGAAAACCCACCAGTTCAAACACCTGCGCCATCGTTTAGCTCAACTGCTGACTGTGGAAGGGGAACTTAAGCGGCAAGCGGCCAGTGAAGCGGCTCCTCAAGCGGATTCAGATACGGATTCTGAGGGTTCAACCCCAGCTACCCCCGTTGTGGAAGCTAGCGAAACCCCAGCCCCCTCTGAAAGTACAACCGAAGCGACTCCTGAAGCACCTGCTGAAGAAGCCACCGCTGAAGAGGAGTAG
- the rpsQ gene encoding 30S ribosomal protein S17: MAVKERIGTVVSNKMDKTVVVAVETRVPHPKYGKTMVQTRRYKAHDENNESNEGDRVRIRESRPLSKQKRWVIVETLSHASGV; the protein is encoded by the coding sequence ATGGCAGTTAAAGAAAGAATTGGCACCGTCGTCAGCAACAAAATGGATAAAACCGTCGTGGTTGCTGTGGAAACTCGGGTTCCTCACCCCAAATATGGGAAAACGATGGTTCAAACTCGTCGGTATAAAGCCCATGACGAGAACAACGAGTCCAACGAGGGCGATCGCGTCCGTATTCGTGAATCCCGCCCTTTGAGCAAACAAAAACGCTGGGTAATCGTCGAAACCCTCAGCCACGCCAGCGGAGTTTAA